A DNA window from Pseudomonas wuhanensis contains the following coding sequences:
- a CDS encoding ribonuclease T2 — protein sequence MKKFYAIVALIALTFGNIGLSGARETQSSKVQEESVAGVFDYYLLTLSWSPTFCLTHKDDAQCSGKGYGFVLHGLWPQYAKGGWPESCPPRVTLSPAENAKGLTLFPTQKLLEHEWAKHGTCSGLGAMGYLNASDTALGAVKIPEKLQPFSTSYYFQAQEIAQMFRQSNPGIPANGIAVICNGPELSEVRVCMGKDLGFGACGKGVKTQCRAGEIRVPPSR from the coding sequence ATGAAGAAATTTTACGCAATCGTCGCGTTGATCGCGCTGACCTTCGGCAACATCGGCCTGAGCGGCGCCCGCGAAACCCAGAGCAGCAAAGTCCAGGAGGAATCGGTCGCGGGGGTGTTCGATTACTACTTGCTGACGCTCTCCTGGTCGCCGACCTTCTGCCTGACCCACAAAGACGATGCGCAATGCTCCGGCAAAGGCTACGGCTTCGTGCTTCACGGTCTCTGGCCACAATACGCCAAGGGCGGCTGGCCGGAGTCCTGCCCGCCGAGGGTGACCTTGTCGCCGGCGGAAAACGCCAAGGGCCTGACCTTGTTCCCGACCCAGAAGCTGCTCGAACACGAATGGGCCAAGCACGGGACGTGCAGCGGCCTAGGCGCCATGGGTTACCTGAACGCGTCCGACACGGCGCTCGGTGCGGTCAAGATCCCGGAGAAGCTGCAACCGTTCAGCACTTCGTATTACTTCCAGGCCCAGGAAATCGCGCAGATGTTCCGCCAAAGCAACCCCGGGATTCCGGCCAATGGCATTGCCGTGATTTGCAATGGCCCGGAGTTGTCGGAAGTGCGGGTGTGCATGGGCAAGGACCTGGGGTTCGGCGCGTGCGGGAAGGGTGTGAAGACGCAATGCCGGGCCGGGGAAATTC